A region of Epinephelus fuscoguttatus linkage group LG1, E.fuscoguttatus.final_Chr_v1 DNA encodes the following proteins:
- the asip1 gene encoding agouti signaling protein 1 isoform X1, translating to MHAFLLLGCLLLAATEYLLTSAHMIPDERLATNKVLVSNALSQSLDTGPPPVVIVELPKSSRKNKKTKKQKKKKLSVKKRPPPPANCIPLWGSCKSPNNVCCDFCAFCQCRLFRTVCFCRMGNPRC from the exons ATGCATGCCTTCCTGCTGCTTGGCTGCCTTTTACTTGCTGCGACAGAGTACCTCCTCACCTCAGCCCACATGATCCCTGATGAGAGACTCGCCACCAATAAGGTCCTTGTATCCAATGCTCTGTCTCAAAGCCTCGACACAGGCCCACCTCCTGTTGTTATTGTAG AGTTGCCGAAATCGTCGAGGAAgaacaagaaaacaaagaaacaaaaaaag AAGAAATTAAGTGTGAAGAagcgtcctcctcctcctgctaaCTGCATTCCCTTGTGGGGAAGCTGTAAATCTCCAAACAATGTGTGCTGTGACTTTTGTGCTTTCTGCCAGTGTCGGCTCTTCAgaactgtctgtttctgtcGAATGGGCAACCCTCGATGCTGA
- the asip1 gene encoding agouti signaling protein 1 isoform X2: MHAFLLLGCLLLAATEYLLTSAHMIPDERLATNKVLVSNALSQSLDTGPPPVVIVELPKSSRKNKKTKKQKKKLSVKKRPPPPANCIPLWGSCKSPNNVCCDFCAFCQCRLFRTVCFCRMGNPRC, encoded by the exons ATGCATGCCTTCCTGCTGCTTGGCTGCCTTTTACTTGCTGCGACAGAGTACCTCCTCACCTCAGCCCACATGATCCCTGATGAGAGACTCGCCACCAATAAGGTCCTTGTATCCAATGCTCTGTCTCAAAGCCTCGACACAGGCCCACCTCCTGTTGTTATTGTAG AGTTGCCGAAATCGTCGAGGAAgaacaagaaaacaaagaaacaaaaaaag AAATTAAGTGTGAAGAagcgtcctcctcctcctgctaaCTGCATTCCCTTGTGGGGAAGCTGTAAATCTCCAAACAATGTGTGCTGTGACTTTTGTGCTTTCTGCCAGTGTCGGCTCTTCAgaactgtctgtttctgtcGAATGGGCAACCCTCGATGCTGA